One window from the genome of Glycine soja cultivar W05 chromosome 12, ASM419377v2, whole genome shotgun sequence encodes:
- the LOC114378195 gene encoding exocyst complex component EXO70H1-like, which produces MPRKGMRSIFFKPSTSTSSLPPSPSPQRTFSDSLMDENIETAEKLITKWDDSKVPTTTALFSGTRQEAKQYLNAVKGLQSAMQYLVAQDSTSSTLVRAQLLMQLAMKTLQKEFYQILSSNREHLDPETVTTRSSVDLRSVSDYVSDYDDEISITEDEFRVSETERVSMLAMEDLKAIAESMISSGYGKECVKVYIIMRKSIVDEALYHLGVEKLSLSQVQKLDWEVLELKIKSWLQVVKVAVGTLFHGERILCDHVFASDSGKRIAESCFAEITKDGAVSLFGFPEMVAKCKKTPEKMFRILDLYEAISDYLPQIESIFSFESTSNIRSQAVTSMVKLGDAVRTMLTDLETAIQKESSKKPVPGGGVHPLTRYVMNYLTFLADYSGVLVDIIADLPQSPLPESYYRSPMREENPPASELSERIAWIILVVLCKLDGKAELYKDVAHSYLFLANNMQYVVVKVRKSNLGFLLGEEWLDKHKLKVREYASKYERVGWSAVFSALPENPAAELTAEQARACFVRFDAAFHEACRKQASWFVSDPKFRDEIKGSIASKLVQKYSEFYEKNRVGSESVRGFLPDDIGKYLSNILCNGDSGSVSSHSSSTTSSSHRSNRR; this is translated from the coding sequence ATGCCGAGAAAAGGAATGAGAAGCATTTTCTTCAAACCATCAACTTCCACCTCATCGCTACCACCATCTCCTTCCCCTCAACGCACTTTCTCAGACTCCTTAATGGACGAAAACATAGAAACCGCAGAGAAGCTAATAACCAAATGGGACGATTCCAAAGTCCCGACGACAACCGCGCTTTTCAGCGGCACCCGCCAGGAAGCCAAACAATACCTAAACGCGGTGAAGGGACTACAGTCCGCTATGCAGTACCTCGTCGCACAGGATTCCACCTCCAGCACCCTCGTGCGCGCGCAGCTCCTCATGCAACTCGCCATGAAGACGCTCCAGAAAGAGTTCTACCAGATTCTATCCTCCAACAGGGAACACTTGGACCCCGAAACCGTCACCACGCGCTCCTCCGTCGACCTCCGCAGCGTCTCCGATTACGTCTCCGATTACGACGACGAAATCTCAATCACCGAGGACGAGTTCCGCGTCTCCGAGACCGAGCGAGTTTCCATGCTCGCCATGGAGGATTTGAAAGCCATAGCCGAATCCATGATTTCCTCCGGCTACGGCAAGGAGTGCGTCAAGGTTTACATCATCATGAGAAAATCGATCGTCGACGAAGCGCTGTACCATCTCGGAGTGGAAAAATTGAGCCTCTCTCAGGTTCAGAAACTGGATTGGGAGGTTCTCGAGTTGAAGATCAAGAGCTGGTTACAGGTAGTTAAAGTCGCCGTCGGAACTCTGTTCCACGGCGAAAGGATCCTCTGCGATCACGTCTTCGCCTCGGATTCGGGGAAGAGAATCGCGGAATCATGTTTCGCGGAAATAACCAAAGACGGCGCCGTATCGCTGTTTGGATTCCCGGAAATGGTGGCGAAATGCAAGAAAACGCCGGAGAAAATGTTCAGGATTTTGGATTTGTATGAAGCGATCTCCGATTACTTGCCTCAGATCGAATCCATATTCTCCTTCGAGTCAACGTCTAACATTCGCTCACAGGCCGTTACGTCGATGGTGAAACTCGGCGACGCCGTTAGAACGATGCTAACGGACTTGGAAACCGCGATTCAGAAGGAGTCCTCGAAGAAACCAGTCCCTGGCGGTGGAGTCCACCCTCTCACGCGCTACGTGATGAACTACCTCACTTTCCTCGCCGATTACAGCGGCGTGCTGGTCGATATAATCGCCGATTTGCCGCAATCTCCGTTGCCGGAGTCTTACTACCGCAGCCCGATGCGCGAGGAAAACCCGCCGGCTTCGGAGCTATCGGAGCGAATCGCGTGGATCATACTCGTGGTGCTCTGCAAGCTCGACGGCAAAGCGGAACTCTACAAGGACGTGGCGCATTCTTACCTGTTCCTCGCGAATAACATGCAATACGTCGTCGTAAAGGTGCGCAAGTCGAACCTAGGGTTTCTTCTCGGCGAGGAGTGGTTGGACAAGCATAAGTTGAAGGTTAGAGAGTACGCGTCCAAGTACGAGCGAGTCGGGTGGAGCGCGGTGTTTTCTGCGTTGCCGGAAAATCCCGCGGCGGAGTTGACGGCGGAGCAGGCCAGGGCGTGCTTCGTGAGGTTCGACGCTGCGTTTCATGAAGCGTGTAGAAAACAGGCCTCGTGGTTCGTATCCGACCCGAAATTTCGTGATGAAATCAAAGGGTCGATAGCTTCGAAGCTGGTGCAAAAGTACAGCGAGTTCTACGAGAAGAATCGGGTCGGGTCGGAATCCGTTAGGGGTTTTTTACCCGACGATATAGGGAAATACCTGTCTAACATTTTGTGTAATGGAGATTCGGGCAGTGTCTCGTCACACTCTTCGTCAACGACGTCGTCTTCCCATCGCTCTAATCGACGGTGA
- the LOC114379106 gene encoding protein SODIUM POTASSIUM ROOT DEFECTIVE 2-like, with protein MKGIDLFCSSSGSTAVTSSMHHRSTLHRSTKSFDHDRRKSQLHVPCSSQLPINPKPYFEKHRKSSADKQNWDMRRKSSADVNDFYTHTHASADGSSRRYLFGDGPFIEWVSESNKISAMVPSQHDVKVKDKLVVKNRNDLPTLRSSSSARSKDQVVVLRVSLHCKACEGKVRKHISKMEGVTSFSIDMETKKVIIVGDVTPLGVLASVSKVKNAQLWPSSTSSSSLLLSSSSRPTSPWST; from the exons ATGAAAGGAATTGATTTGTTCTGTTCTTCCTCTGGTTCCACAGCAGTAACTTCTAGCATGCACCATCGTTCTACGTTACATCGAAGCACCAAAAGCTTCGACCATGATCGAAGGAAAAGCCAACTTCATGTCCCTTGTTCATCCCAATTGCCCATTAATCCTAAGCCTTACTTCGAGAAGCACAGAAAGAGTTCAGCTGATAAGCAAAACTGGGACATGCGTAGAAAAAGTTCTGCTGATGTTAACGACTTTTATACTCATACTCATGCTAGTGCTGATGGTTCATCCAGAAGATATCTCTTTGGTGATGGACCATTCATTGAATGGGTGTCTGAGTCCAATAAAATCTCAGCAATGGTTCCTTCTCAACATGATGTCAAAGTGAAAGACAAGCTCGTGGTTAAGAACAGAAACGATCTTCCCACTCTTCGGTCCTCTTCTTCAGCTCGCTCCAAGGATcag GTTGTGGTTTTGAGGGTGTCATTGCATTGCAAGGCCTGCGAAGGAAAAGTTAGAAAACATATTTCAAAAATGGAAG GAGTGACATCATTCAGCATAGACATGGAGACAAAGAAAGTGATCATCGTCGGAGACGTGACACCACTAGGGGTACTGGCAAGTGTATCCAAGGTGAAGAATGCACAGCTTTGGCCATCTTCTACATCGTCATCCTCATTATTACTGTCATCATCTTCTAGGCCAACATCTCCATGGTCGACATAA
- the LOC114379770 gene encoding aquaporin PIP2-7-like, which yields MAKDVEVQEQGGEYSAKDYHDPPPAPLFDPEELTQWSFYRALIAEFIATLLFLYVTVLTIIGYKRQTDTTVGGTECDGVGILGIAWAFGGMIFILVYCTAGISGGHINPAVTFGLFLGRKVSLIRALLYMVAQCAGAICGTGLAKGFQKAYYNRYGGGANSVADGYNNGTALGAEIIGTFVLVYTVFSATDPKRNARDSHVPVLAPLPIGFAVFMVHLATIPITGTGINPARSFGAAVIYNEDKIWDDQWIFWVGPIVGAAVAAFYHQYILRAAAIKALGSFRSNA from the exons ATGGCTAAAGATGTTGAGGTTCAAGAGCAAGGAGGAGAGTACTCTGCCAAAGACTACCATGACCCTCCTCCAGCACCTTTGTTCGACCCAGAGGAGCTCACACAGTGGTCCTTCTATAGAGCCCTCATCGCTGAGTTCATAGCAACCCTTCTCTTCCTTTATGTTACTGTGCTCACCATTATTGGCTACAAAAGGCAGACTGATACAACGGTAGGTGGCACCGAGTGTGATGGGGTTGGCATTTTGGGCATCGCTTGGGCCTTTGGTGGCATGATCTTCATCCTTGTTTACTGCACCGCCGGTATTTCAG GAGGACACATAAACCCGGCGGTGACATTCGGGTTGTTCCTAGGACGCAAGGTGTCGTTGATAAGGGCGTTGTTGTACATGGTGGCACAGTGTGCCGGTGCTATCTGTGGTACTGGATTGGCCAAGGGGTTCCAAAAAGCATACTACAACAGGTATGGAGGTGGTGCCAACTCTGTTGCTGATGGCTACAACAATGGTACTGCTTTGGGTGCTGAGATTATTGGTACCTTCGTTCTTGTCTACACTGTCTTCTCTGCCACTGACCCTAAGAGGAACGCTAGGGATTCCCATGTTCCT GTACTGGCGCCACTTCCTATTGGATTTGCCGTGTTCATGGTTCACTTGGCTACAATCCCAATTACTGGTACTGGCATTAACCCAGCAAGGAGTTTCGGAGCAGCTGTAATCTACAACGAAGACAAAATCTGGGATGATCAG TGGATATTCTGGGTTGGACCAATTGTTGGAGCAGCAGTGGCTGCATTTTACCACCAATACATCCTTAGAGCAGCAGCTATCAAGGCTCTTGGATCCTTCAGGAGCAacgcttaa
- the LOC114380385 gene encoding 60S ribosomal protein L12-like, which yields MPPKFDPSQIVDVFVRVTGGEVGAASSLAPKIGPLGLSPKKIGEDIAKETAKDWKGLRVTVKLTVQNRQAKVTVVPSAAALVIKALKEPERDRKKTKNIKHNGNISLDDVIEIARVMRPRSMAKDLSGSIKEILGTCVSVGCTVDGKDPKDLQQEITDGDVEVPLD from the coding sequence ATGCCGCCGAAGTTCGACCCCTCCCAGATCGTCGACGTCTTCGTACGCGTCACCGGCGGTGAGGTCGGCGCGGCGAGTTCCCTCGCCCCGAAGATCGGTCCCCTCGGTCTCTCCCCCAAGAAGATCGGAGAAGATATCGCCAAGGAAACCGCCAAGGACTGGAAGGGCCTCCGCGTCACCGTCAAGCTCACCGTGCAGAACCGTCAGGCCAAGGTCACGGTGGTCCCATCCGCCGCCGCGCTCGTCATCAAGGCCCTCAAGGAGCCCGAGCGCGACCgcaagaaaacgaagaacatcAAGCACAACGGCAACATCTCGCTAGACGACGTCATCGAGATCGCTAGGGTTATGAGGCCGAGGTCAATGGCGAAGGACCTCAGCGGCAGCATTAAGGAGATTCTCGGGACGTGCGTCTCCGTCGGATGCACCGTTGATGGAAAGGATCCCAAGGACTTGCAGCAGGAGATTACCGATGGTGATGTTGAGGTCCCTCTCGATTAA